Proteins encoded within one genomic window of Vidua macroura isolate BioBank_ID:100142 chromosome 2, ASM2450914v1, whole genome shotgun sequence:
- the STX19 gene encoding syntaxin-19: MRDRLQELKLRAKELQMGGENNGATVQEEEQEEFEQQAIIYEKEPITERHLHEIQKLQNEINNLVEEVNKFSQQQKSLVSSMRRFSVLKKESNIAREIKIQAEHVRKGLDELSKAVRKAENEHGPARATVRILAAQHAFLSHRYLQAMLSYNEAITAKQDKCRTFILRQLEVAGKEVSEEEVNDMLQQGKWEIFNENLLTEVKITKAQLSEIEQRHKELVNLENQIKDVKELFIQISLLVEEQGQMINNIEIYMNNAQEYTQVSKEKFGLAVRYKKRNPCKAICCWCCPCCR; encoded by the coding sequence ATGAGAGATCGTCTGCAAGAGCTCAAACTGAGGGCTAAGGAACTACAGATGGGTGGGGAAAACAATGGGGCAACTGTACaagaagaggagcaggaggagttTGAACAGCAGGCcattatttatgaaaaagagCCCATAACTGAAAGGCACTTGCATGAAATCCAGAAGCTTCAGAACGAAATTAATAATCTGGTGGAAGAAGTCAATAAATTCagccaacaacaaaaaagcctcGTGTCTTCAATGAGAAGATTCAGCGTTCTCAAAAAGGAATCTAACATAGCGAGGGAAATCAAAATCCAAGCAGAGCACGTACGCAAAGGTTTGGATGAACTGTCAAAAGCAGTGAGGAAAGCTGAGAATGAGCACGGGCCAGCCCGAGCCACGGTGAGGATCCTGGCTGCCCAGCACGCCTTCCTGTCCCACCGCTACCTGCAGGCCATGCTCTCCTACAACGAGGCCATCACCGCCAAGCAGGACAAGTGCAGGACCTTCATCCTCCGCCAGCTTGAGGTAGCTGGGAAAGAGGTGTCTGAGGAGGAGGTCAATGACATGCTCCAGCAAGGAAAATGGGAGATTTTCAATGAAAATCTACTCACTGAAGTCAAGATTACTAAAGCTCAGCTGTCAGAGATTGAGCAGAGACACAAAGAACTGGTCAATCTGGAGAACCAGATCAAAGATGTGAAAGAACTCTTTATCCAGATCTCACTTCTGGTGGAGGAGCAAGGGCAGATGATCAACAACATAGAAATCTACATGAACAACGCTCAAGAATATACTCAAGTATCTAAAGAAAAGTTTGGGCTTGCAGTCAGgtataaaaaaagaaacccttgCAAAGCAATTTGCTGCTGGTGTTGTCCGTGCTGCAGATGA